The sequence ATAACCTCTGCGCCTGTTTCTTTAGATAAAATAGGAGCGAGTTTTTGAGCGATTTCGAGGACAATATTTTTTTCTTTTAAACCAAAAGCTGAGGCACCGGGATCTTTACCGCCATGTCCAGGATCAATAATTATTTTCCTTACTCCAAGTCCGAGTTGTTGAGCTAGTGAAAGTTGCTTTTCAGCTATCTCCTCAACATTCTTTTTTGGGCTGGCCTTTTCTATAGTGTTTTCTGAAGCGGCGATTTCTTTGGTGGCGTTTACTCTGATCTTTTTAAAATCTTCTAGAATGGTAATTTGTTCTACAGTACTGTCTTCAATACTACTGGAGGGTATCTCTGATGCAACCTGAACTGGTGGTTTCGGAATGTTTTTAGCAGGCTTGGTAGTTGCATTTGACGCTTCACCTCGAACATCAATAACCACGCGAAAGGGATCCGGCAGACTGAATATCTTGTAGTCTGAGATAGATTCTATATCCAGGACCACACGAACAACTTCAGGAGTGAACTGACCGGTTCTGATTTGCTTTAGGAGACCATCTTCAATGGGAACAGGTGCTCGATATTTTGGTTCTATATAAGATTGTTGAAAATCAAGATACAATCTTCTTGGTTTAGTGCCGTTTTTTTCTAAAAGTGTCTCCTGATATCGGACTGGGCCGGATGCATTAATAACAACACGAGTGTAGTTATTATTAGACCAATATTTTACAGGGAGCACGTAGTTAAGGTTCCCCAGATAGGTGCTCTTAAGCATGGCATCGGGTAAGGGGATGTTGTGTTCCTGGGAAATCATTTTGAGTTTATCGGATGCGTGACTGTACATATCACCATTTCGATAATCTGCTATAATTCTGGTGTAATGAACCGCAGCCTTTTGAGGGTCATTTTTTTTATTCAGATAAAGGTTTCCAACGGCAAGGAGTGCATCGTCAGCAAGACTGTTCTTTGGGAACAGATCAGAGACATCAGAATAATAGGATAGTGATTCCTGAAGATCCAATTCGTTGTTAAAACGACGATACATTTTGGCGTACATCCGGCCGAGCATATAGAGACTTGGTGCTGCAAAATAGGATTTTGGACTGCTTAGATAAATTTTCCTGAAATTTCGTACCCCGTTTAACCAGTTATCGCGAGAAGTACCTAATGTACTGTTGGTATGAAGCTCGTTGTAATAAAATTTTGCCTGCTGGTAACGTTTTTCGAGATTGGAAAAATCAGAGGAATCTGGCTCAATCTCGGCTGCTGGAGACAAACCTGCAGATAGAAAATAGCTGAAGAAAAGTAAAAGAAAGAAAGATATGAAAAGTTTAACCATTACTTGCTGTTAGGTGCCTGGGTGGTCTCGTCGGGTATGAATGTTAATCAGCATAAATCGAAATAATTGATATCATTTGCTATATTTACGGGAGTATACCTAAAAGATATCCTGAAGGCAAAAGAAAATATGCATATAAGCTCTGAAAAGGTCAATAAAATAAGGGATTGAAAAAAATTAAGAGTCGTATTACTTCAGGTGCTTCATAAGTTCGTAGATAAGATCAAGCGCCTGACGGGGGCTGAGGTCGTCGACGCTAATATTTTGGAGCAGTGTACGTAATGGATCCTGTTGAGCTGGAGGGAAGAGAGATAACTGGTTAGGATGTTTTTTACCACGGGGTTTTCGGGGATTAGAACTTTTAGCGATGCTTGGTGTCCCGTCGTGATTGAATTCTCCTTGTTCAATGTTTTTAAGAATCTCTCCAGCACGCCTGACGACACGCTCTGGGACTCCGGCAAGGCCAGCAACCTGAATACCATAGGAACGATTGGTTCCACCTTTCACAAGTTTGTGGAGAAAGATAATGGTGTCGTTCCATTCACGAACTGCAATGGAGTAGTTTCGGACCCTTTCCTCGGTCCTGGCAAGGTCGGTGAGCTCGTGATAATGTGTAGCAAAGAGGGTTTTGACGCCTTTATTGTTTTTTTGAACAAGATCCTCTGCTACTGCCCACGCTATGGAGAGGCCATCAAAAGTTGAGGTGCCTCGGCCGATTTCATCAAGAATGACCAGGCTTTTTTCGGTAGCATTGTTGAGAATATTGGCGGTTTCGTTCATCTCAACCATAAACGTTGACTGACCACGTCTGAGATCATCCATGGCTCCGACTCGAGTAAAGATCCTGTCAACGACACCAATGGAAGCTTCTTTTGCTGGAACAAAGGAACCCATTTGTGCCATAAGGACAATGAGTGCTGTTTGACGGAGGATGGTGGATTTTCCAGCCATATTGGGACCGGTTATAATAAGCACTTCTTCTGTTTCCTGATCAAGGTGTACATCATTGGGGACAAATTTGCCATTCGGGAGAGATCGTTCAATGACAGGATGTCTCCCCTCAATGATGTCGATAGAATCGCCGTTGTTAACTTCTGGGCACTTGTAGCGATAAAGGTGAGCAACCTCGGCAAGGCAGACTAGAAAATCAGTTTTGGCGAGTAATGCGCCACTTTTTAATAGCCGTGAACTTTCGCTGGCGAGTTGGGAGCGAATTTCAACGAAGAGTTGGTATTCGAGTTCGAGCCGTCTATCCTGAGCACCAAGCACCTTTGTTTCAAACTCCTTGAGTTCAGGTGTGATAAAGCGTTCTGCGTTGACAAGGGTTTGTTTTCGAATATAGGTATCGGGGACATTGGCGGACTGGAGTCGGCTTACTTCGATGAAATAGCCAAAGACCTTATTAAATCCGACTTTAAGTTTTGCTATACCCGTGGCGTTGCGCTCCTGACTTTCGAGATCAAGGATAAGTTGTCTGCCGTGGCGCTGAATATGCATCAGTTCGTCGAGTTCTTCGTTGTACCCTTCCTTTATCAATCGTCCTTCCCTGAGGGTGATGGGGGCTTCTTCATGAATGGTGTTTTCGAGGAGTTGGTGGAGATCTGCAAGAACATCCAGGTCTTCTCCAATTTTCCGTATATGCTCTGCATCACATTGGAGTAGCAGTTCCCTGATGGCAGGGAGTTTCGCAAGAGATTGTTTTAACGCAAGCATGTCACGACCATTTCCGTTTCCCAGGACCATACGACTGTTTAGTCGTTCAACGTCATAGATGGTGGTGAGAAGTTCCCGGAAGGTATTGCGGATGGCTGTGTGGCCATAAAGAAACCGTACAGCACCAAGACGTGCGTTAATGCGTTCAACGTTCTGAAGGGGAAAGAGAATTTCCTGCTTGAGCATTCTGGCACCCATCGGTGTGCAGCTGTGGTCAAGAACAGAAAGGAGGGAGCCCTCACGCTGAGACCCTATAATTGTCTGGGTGAGTTCAAGGTTTCTTCTGGATGAGTCGTCAATCTGAAGGATAAGCTCAAGATCAATTGGAGTGAGTTTCTCTATATGGCTGATGTCACTTTTCTGCGTTTCAATGACATAGTCAAGGAGGACTCCGGCTGCAATGACTCCCTGTTTTAATGTGTTGCAGCCAAATCCCGCTAAATTGTTTACCTTAAAATGTTCAATGAGAAGCTCTTCACAGCTTGAAAAATGAAACTGAGTTGCAGGGCGCTGGGTGACACATAAGCCGGGAAGAAGGGTGGTGGCTGTATCGACCAGACCTCCAATGAGATCGAGGTCGTTTTCATTTACCAGCAATTCTGCAGGTGTCATGCGGGTGAGCTGGTCGAGGATGCTTTCACCATTGTTGGTAGTGTCTAGAAATTCACCTAAGAGAAATGCACCTGTACTGAGATCAAGAAAACTGATTCCGTAAAGAGTGTCATTTCCTTTACCTTTACAGCAGATTGCAGCAACATAGAGGTTGTCCTTGTCATCAAGAATTCCGGAATCTACTACCACCCCAGGGGAGACGACACGAACTACTTCACGGCGCACTATGCCCTTGGCTTCACTGGGATTTTCTGTTTGTTCACAGATTGCAACACGGCGTCCTGCCTTAACAAGTTTCGCAAGGTATCCGCTTGCTGCATGATAGGGAATGCCACACATGGGAACTTTATTGGTAGCGTCTTTACTGTTTCGCGATGTCAGGGTTATTCCGAGAATTTTTGAAGCAACCGCAGCATCTTCAAAAAACATTTCATAAAAATCGCCCATCCTGTAAAAGAGAATAGCATCTTGATATTGCTCCTTGATTTCAAGGTACTGTTGGAGCATGGGAGTGATTTTTGGAGCTTTAGTCATTGTTTCCTGTTGTGTCTTTAAGAAGTTTCTGAAAAGGGGGGAGAAGTTTGTCAAATGTAGTCTGGAGATGCTCAGGAATTGAGCGAACATCTGCAAGTACCGTCATAAAGTTGTGATCTCCTTCCCAGCGTGGAACAATATGAAAATGGAGGTGATCTGCAATACCAGCTCCTGCAACACTGCCAAGATTGCACCCAATGTTGAGGCCATCTGGATGTAAAAACTCACGGAGTATTTGGGTGGCCTCTGAAACCATGGCCATGAGGGAGTCTCGTTCGGACTTGTTCAATTCGGTGATACAGGCAATGTGTCTCGTTGGTGCAATTAATAGATGGCCATTGCTGTATGGGTATCTGTTTAGGAGAACGATGTCTTTCTGGTCCCGATAGAGCAACAACGATTCCCTGTCGAAAGAGGCTGTGCCCGGTGGTTCAAAGAGACAACCAGTAATTTTGGCTGTTTTTCCTTGGACATGCTCCATGCGCCAGGGCGCCATAAGTGTTCTCATAACCACGGGTCGGCTAGCCGATGAAGGGAAGCATTTAAGCCCTTTTCGTCGATGGTGAGAATAGCATAACTTCCAGGAGCTCCATAACGACCACTGTTTGAGAAGGAACCGGGATTGACAAAGAGTGTCTTGGCCAGGCGATGATTTACGGCGATATGGGTATGACCATAAACAATACAATCAGCGACTGGGAAGAGACTCCACATGCGTTCTTCAATGGTATGTCTTACTCCGGCACCGTGGCAAAGGCCGATACTGTATCCCTCAATAGTGATTGTTTTATCAGTGGGGAGGGTGCGGTATGAGGAGGTGTCACACATGTTTCCATGAACCGCATGTACTTCTTTTCCTTCAAAGGCAGTAAGAATAGAGATGTCAGTAAGATCACCGGCGTGGAGAATTATGGAACAGTCACCAAAGGCGAGTTGCACTTGTTGTAGAAACCATGGTGAGGGGCTGGTGAGGTGGGTGTCTGAAAGAATGCCAATGCGGGTCACGGAAAAATAATCTCCTTTTTTTTGTTTTCCTTCGGCTTGTGAGTTACAGGGTGGTGATTATTATAACGTGAAGCAGGTGACGAAGCACCTGAAAAATTTTTCTTTTTCACCAGTACCTGATAGACTTTTAAAAAGTTTGTTTTGGATAAAAAGGATTCTGAATATATTCGTACTAACTGTGCAGGAGTTAATCATATATGGAAAATAAAAATGCAGACCATGTTGAAGCTGAAGTGATAAATGAAGGTGGTGCAAATAAAGA comes from Desulfocapsa sulfexigens DSM 10523 and encodes:
- a CDS encoding HIT family protein; the protein is MAPWRMEHVQGKTAKITGCLFEPPGTASFDRESLLLYRDQKDIVLLNRYPYSNGHLLIAPTRHIACITELNKSERDSLMAMVSEATQILREFLHPDGLNIGCNLGSVAGAGIADHLHFHIVPRWEGDHNFMTVLADVRSIPEHLQTTFDKLLPPFQKLLKDTTGNND
- a CDS encoding metallophosphoesterase family protein, which produces MTRIGILSDTHLTSPSPWFLQQVQLAFGDCSIILHAGDLTDISILTAFEGKEVHAVHGNMCDTSSYRTLPTDKTITIEGYSIGLCHGAGVRHTIEERMWSLFPVADCIVYGHTHIAVNHRLAKTLFVNPGSFSNSGRYGAPGSYAILTIDEKGLNASLHRLADPWL
- the mutS gene encoding DNA mismatch repair protein MutS, which encodes MTKAPKITPMLQQYLEIKEQYQDAILFYRMGDFYEMFFEDAAVASKILGITLTSRNSKDATNKVPMCGIPYHAASGYLAKLVKAGRRVAICEQTENPSEAKGIVRREVVRVVSPGVVVDSGILDDKDNLYVAAICCKGKGNDTLYGISFLDLSTGAFLLGEFLDTTNNGESILDQLTRMTPAELLVNENDLDLIGGLVDTATTLLPGLCVTQRPATQFHFSSCEELLIEHFKVNNLAGFGCNTLKQGVIAAGVLLDYVIETQKSDISHIEKLTPIDLELILQIDDSSRRNLELTQTIIGSQREGSLLSVLDHSCTPMGARMLKQEILFPLQNVERINARLGAVRFLYGHTAIRNTFRELLTTIYDVERLNSRMVLGNGNGRDMLALKQSLAKLPAIRELLLQCDAEHIRKIGEDLDVLADLHQLLENTIHEEAPITLREGRLIKEGYNEELDELMHIQRHGRQLILDLESQERNATGIAKLKVGFNKVFGYFIEVSRLQSANVPDTYIRKQTLVNAERFITPELKEFETKVLGAQDRRLELEYQLFVEIRSQLASESSRLLKSGALLAKTDFLVCLAEVAHLYRYKCPEVNNGDSIDIIEGRHPVIERSLPNGKFVPNDVHLDQETEEVLIITGPNMAGKSTILRQTALIVLMAQMGSFVPAKEASIGVVDRIFTRVGAMDDLRRGQSTFMVEMNETANILNNATEKSLVILDEIGRGTSTFDGLSIAWAVAEDLVQKNNKGVKTLFATHYHELTDLARTEERVRNYSIAVREWNDTIIFLHKLVKGGTNRSYGIQVAGLAGVPERVVRRAGEILKNIEQGEFNHDGTPSIAKSSNPRKPRGKKHPNQLSLFPPAQQDPLRTLLQNISVDDLSPRQALDLIYELMKHLK
- a CDS encoding N-acetylmuramoyl-L-alanine amidase, translating into MVKLFISFFLLLFFSYFLSAGLSPAAEIEPDSSDFSNLEKRYQQAKFYYNELHTNSTLGTSRDNWLNGVRNFRKIYLSSPKSYFAAPSLYMLGRMYAKMYRRFNNELDLQESLSYYSDVSDLFPKNSLADDALLAVGNLYLNKKNDPQKAAVHYTRIIADYRNGDMYSHASDKLKMISQEHNIPLPDAMLKSTYLGNLNYVLPVKYWSNNNYTRVVINASGPVRYQETLLEKNGTKPRRLYLDFQQSYIEPKYRAPVPIEDGLLKQIRTGQFTPEVVRVVLDIESISDYKIFSLPDPFRVVIDVRGEASNATTKPAKNIPKPPVQVASEIPSSSIEDSTVEQITILEDFKKIRVNATKEIAASENTIEKASPKKNVEEIAEKQLSLAQQLGLGVRKIIIDPGHGGKDPGASAFGLKEKNIVLEIAQKLAPILSKETGAEVILTRDTDVFIPLEERTAIANTNEADLFISLHINAHHSPKVHGLETYYLNLSTNAEAMRVAAFENATSTHQMSDLQDILSDILKNSKINESSRLAGFVHNSLCNGMEGQQKKKFKDLGVKQAPFYVLIGAEMPAILIEVAFITNPKESKNLSTDTFLNMIAEDIVSGVQSYIHSTAASL